A stretch of DNA from Nodularia sp. LEGE 06071:
GGGAGCAACGCGATTTTGTGAAGTCGGATCAAAAACAAGCGATCGCTAATAATTTCTTTTCAGTGCATGAATAGATTTGCTACTTAATATTACGTATAAATACAGGAATAGTTCCTACCTGTTCTGTAATAGCGACAAAAAAAGGTAAGATTCCCTTTAAATAGTGTTTTCAGATAGGGAATATCTGCCTTTTATGACAAAAAATATATGTGCAACTCTTGATTTAAATAAATCCATAAAAACTTTTCAATCGAATGTTACAAAACTTTTAGATTTTGGGAATATCTCAGAATGGGATGGGAAAAAGCTCAAAGAGCGAGAAGAAGAAATTAGAGTTCAGGCACTCATTTTAGCTGGACAATGTATAGCTCTTTTATTATATAATCTTTCGATATCACCGAAGATTCTTGACTACTCTGTTTCTCAAACACAGGGATGGAGAAGCACAAACACACAAAAACATGGTTATAAAAAACGACAAATAGTAACAATTGGAAATATTGAAGTAACTTTAAACTTACCTTATGTACTTGAACGGAATCCGGCAAGTAAAAAATCTGATAGTTCTTCACTCAAGAAGCAAAAAATCAAAACCTCAAATCAAGGATTTTGTCCGTTTTTAAAGTGGCTAGGGATGTCTGAAGGTATTACCCCTTTGGTTTGGTCAACAATTGCCAAATATGGTGCAATAGCAAGTTCTTTTGATGCAGCACATTCGACTCTTATAGATTGGGGAATAAATGTTAGTTTAAAACGAATCGAACGTCTGACTTACCTTTTTGGGAAAATTGGTATTAATCTTCGCCAATCGAAAATATTAAATCTGGAGATGGATAATTTATCTGATAGTAATGTTCTCAAAGACCAACGAGTTGTCATCGCTGTAGATGGTGGAAGAACTAAAATTAGATTTAATAAAAAAGGGAGGCCCAGTAGCAAAACAAACCGTCATGGCTTTGTCGGTGAATGGATGGAGCCAAAGTTACTAACAATTTATGTCGTAAATGAACAAGGTAAAAAAATTAGAACATCAGCAATACCTATTACTAATGATGGCACATATTCCGGTTATAAAGAGTTTCTGAAAATTTTAGAAATGTACTTGGTAAATTTGGGTATAAGCCAAGCTAAACAGGTATTATTGATTGCCGATGGTGCAGAGTGGATATGGATACACATTCCCCCGTTATTAAAAAAGCTAAAATGTCCATCCGAAACTTATCAATTATTAGATTTTTATCACGCCGTATCACATTTAAAAGATTTTGCTGATGCTGCTTTTAGTACAGATAACGAAAGTCAATTATGGTTTAAAAAAGCTCGAAAAACTTTAAAGAAAGGACAAACGCTAGATTTAATGAGAAATATGGGTGAATTTATCTCTG
This window harbors:
- a CDS encoding ISLre2 family transposase: MTKNICATLDLNKSIKTFQSNVTKLLDFGNISEWDGKKLKEREEEIRVQALILAGQCIALLLYNLSISPKILDYSVSQTQGWRSTNTQKHGYKKRQIVTIGNIEVTLNLPYVLERNPASKKSDSSSLKKQKIKTSNQGFCPFLKWLGMSEGITPLVWSTIAKYGAIASSFDAAHSTLIDWGINVSLKRIERLTYLFGKIGINLRQSKILNLEMDNLSDSNVLKDQRVVIAVDGGRTKIRFNKKGRPSSKTNRHGFVGEWMEPKLLTIYVVNEQGKKIRTSAIPITNDGTYSGYKEFLKILEMYLVNLGISQAKQVLLIADGAEWIWIHIPPLLKKLKCPSETYQLLDFYHAVSHLKDFADAAFSTDNESQLWFKKARKTLKKGQTLDLMRNMGEFISGATGERCKVLVQERNYILKAYRRRLLKYNEVASRKLPLGSGAVESLIRQVVNLRMKGNSKFWLQNNAEIMLHLRCQWIAKSWNNFCDSIFNSLVKSPTG